One Oryza brachyantha chromosome 3, ObraRS2, whole genome shotgun sequence DNA segment encodes these proteins:
- the LOC121053887 gene encoding uncharacterized protein LOC121053887 produces MAAAAGQEVGTVVAVAAPVEVEWAECACCGLREECTPTYAEGVRARYGGRWLCGLCGEAVGEELSAAGGAGRSVLVEGQVEAAIARHAAFCRALGCRSPAAAERLIAAVRRLLRSASGDGGGKTEKSVVVLEFHDA; encoded by the coding sequence atggcggcggcggctgggcaGGAGGTTGGCACGGTcgtcgcggtggcggcgccggtggaggTGGAGTGGGCGGAGTGCGCGTGCTGCGGGCTGAGGGAGGAGTGCACGCCGACGTACGCCGAGGGCGTGCGGGCGCGGTACGGCGGGCGGTGGCTGTGCGGCCTGTGCGGCGAGGCGGTCGGGGAGGagctctccgccgccgggggCGCCGGGCGGTCGGTGCTGGTGGAGGGTCAGGTGGAGGCCGCGATCGCGAGGCACGCCGCCTTCTGCCGGGCGCTCGGCTGCAGgtcccccgccgcggcggagcggcTCATCGCCGCGGTGCGGCGGCTTCTCCGCTCCGCctccggcgatggcggcgggaAGACGGAGAAGTCCGTGGTGGTGCTGGAGTTCCATGACGCCTGA
- the LOC102708973 gene encoding polyadenylate-binding protein-interacting protein 7-like: protein MSIKERTLSLINRTTSLNPNAQEFVPSSLRSVNDVSNRSDTSRISVSGSSKDTIADQQEPVIPSNPDEEAHRYWQEQLPDDITPDFKVLGQDETPGPDNLSLIGLSINDSIGASLFSPNQTSNLQHHASPFIQDTLSARAKIEFPSPTYVEEQSRATIMSPTASTMSPTAAPWVKTVRSGGQYNANRRDANHYNGDSSIGAPVQNLTDAYFGSRRSFSSTMDIMNQLENKVDGRLNQNLRSLSFGHSSPPSPASYGQNGLMNYNKEAFGLANNNYRSHSAVIADDILSPSAGREHISLDAPRGRFSTTNLPVSGLGSSRGSQLMASSFNGNHDMVSNNTLQNVAGVQTGPAWLETDAAANMFLESKDEVHDFASLRHALLEQDRQAFLTGGNPLAKGLNIKELYNMQSRLAQEKARETIFRQRFQVPEFQGLVQEQNTPIDLCGLHVSEAIHVLNYELNNRRKIARSTGRRLQVIIISSTRTPARLTAAVEQYLLEHGLQYTQAQPGLFRVLLQ, encoded by the exons ATGTCCATCAAAGAGAGAACATTAAGTTTGATAAACAGGACCACTTCGTTAAATCCAAATGCACAAGAATTTGTACCTTCATCCCTCAGATCTGTCAATGATGTTTCCAATAGATCAGACACATCCAGGATTTCTGTATCAGGGTCCTCCAAAGACACTATTGCAGACCAACAAGAGCCTGTTATACCAAGCAACCCTGATGAAGAAGCACATCGGTACTGGCAAGAACAGCTCCCAGATGATATTACCCCTGATTTCAAAGTTCTGGGACAAGATGAGACGCCTGGACCTGATAATCTTTCACTCATTGGCTTGTCAATAAATGATAGCATTGGTGCTTCACTATTTTCTCCAAACCAGACATCGAATTTGCAGCACCACGCTTCTCCTTTTATTCAGGACACACTAAGCGCACGTGCAAAGATCGAGTTCCCTAGCCCAACATATGTAGAAGAACAGTCACGAGCAACTATTATGAGTCCAACTGCAAGCACTATGAGTCCCACTGCTGCTCCGTGGGTAAAGACAGTAAGAAGTGGTGGACAATACAATGCAAACAGAAGGGATGCTAACCATTACAATGGAGATTCTAGCATTG GAGCTCCAGTGCAAAACCTTACTGATGCATACTTCGGAAGCAGGCGTAGCTTTAGCTCAACTATGGATATCATGAATCAGCTGGAG AATAAAGTTGATGGACGACTCAATCAGAATCTGAGGTCACTGTCATTTGGACATTCAAGTCCACCATCACCAGCATCATATGGCCAAAATGGTCTTATGAACTATAACAAAGAAGCTTTTGGTCTGGCAAACAATAACTATAGATCCCATTCAGCTGTAATCGCAGATGATATACTTTCACCTTCAGCTGGTCGGGAACATATTTCTCTGGATGCTCCTAGGGGGAGGTTCAGTACAACTAATTTGCCTGTTTCTGGCCTTGGTTCAAGCAGAGGCTCTCAGTTGATGGCTAGCTCATTCAATGGCAATCATGACATGGTGTCAAACAACACACTGCAAAATGTAGCTGGAGTTCAAACAGGACCTGCTTGGCTTGAAACTGATGCTGCGG CAAACATGTTTTTGGAATCAAAGGATGAAGTTCATGATTTTGCAAGTCTGCGGCATGCGCTTCTGGAACAG GATAGGCAAGCTTTTCTAACTGGTGGCAATCCTTTAGCAAAGGGACTAAACATCAAGGAGCTGTACAATATGCAAAGCAGATTAGCTCAGGAGAAGGCTAGAGAAACAATATTTCGCCAAAG ATTTCAAGTGCCAGAATTTCAAGGACTGGTTCAGGAGCAAAACACCCCGATTGACCTGTGCGGTCTTCATGTAAGCGAGGCGATACACGTCCTGAACTATGAGCTCAACAACCGGCGGAAGATTGCGCGATCCACAGGCCGCCGTCTCCAGGTGATCATAATCTCAAGCACCCGTACTCCGGCGAGGCtgaccgccgccgtcgagcagTACCTCCTGGAGCACGGCCTTCAGTATACGCAGGCACAGCCGGGCCTCTTCCGTGTGCTGTTACAGTGA
- the LOC102709255 gene encoding proteasome subunit alpha type-6, giving the protein MSRGTGAGYDRHITIFSPEGRLYQVEYAFKAVKSAGVTSIGVRGKDSVCVVTQKKVPDKLLDQTSVTHLFPITKYVGLLATGLTADARSLVYQARNEAAEFRFKWGYEMPVDVLAKWIADKAQVYTQHAYMRPLGVVAMVLGYDEEKNAQLFKCDPAGHFFGHKATSAGLKEQEAINFLEKKMKDDPQFSYDETVQIAISALQSVLQEDFKATEIEVGVVRKEDRVFRALTTEEIDQHLTAISERD; this is encoded by the exons ATGAGCCGCGGCACGGGCGCGGGGTACGACCGCCACATCACCATCTTCTCCCCCGAGGGCCGCCTCTACCAAGTCG AGTACGCGTTCAAGGCGGTCAAGTCGGCGGGGGTGACGTCGATCGGCGTCCGCGGCAAGGACTCCGTCTGCGTCGTCACGCAGAAGAAAGTGCCG GATAAGCTGCTGGACCAGACTAGCGTCACGCACTTGTTCCCGATCACCAAGTACGTCGGTCTGCTCGCCACTGGCCTCACAG cGGATGCACGGTCCTTAGTCTACCAAGCGAGGAATGAAGCAGCTGAATTTCGTTTCAAATGGGGCTATGAGATGCCTGTAGATGTATTAGCAAAATG GATAGCAGACAAGGCACAAGTATACACGCAGCATGCCTACATGAGGCCCCTTGGAGTAG TTGCTATGGTCTTGGGCTATGACGAAGAGAAAAATGCGCAACTTTTTAAGTGTGACCCAGCAGGTCACTTCTTTGGACACAAG gcAACTAGCGCCGGGCTGAAGGAGCAGGAAGCAATAAATTTTCTGGAGAAGAAAATGAAGGATGATCCACAGTTCTCCTACGATGAAACTGTCCAG ATTGCAATTTCTGCATTGCAATCCGTTCTTCAGGAAGATTTCAAGGCCACCGAGATTGAG GTTGGTGTTGTGAGGAAAGAAGATCGTGTTTTCAGAGCACTCACGACAGAGGAGATCGATCAGCACCTAACAGCCATCAGTGAGCGCGACTGA
- the LOC102704503 gene encoding protein DEEPER ROOTING 1-like: MLIQQSLLRFQVLNWMQTRLHGTRKPEPIAVSSRRAHTPGDLHRNDGLDAWAAAMLSIGTFGVPKSRHGSDGPWTTAGADELDGLQEELRLLVGSREVAVTGADDDEGSSHRRSLSRTSSSTNGREVVKLKQRSFRKVMASALSGFLHHRPSCRETMPEATVSEIIWSLLHKNTHTEKPALPKPMINGDLAVQTPQKEEQEGSKWIRTDSEYIVLEI, translated from the exons ATGCTAATTCAGCAATCGTTGCTGCGGTTTCAGGTTCTGAACTGGATGCAGACAAGGCTTCACGGGACGAGGAAACCAGAGCCCATCGCAGTATCGTCTCGAC GTGCTCATACGCCCGGTGATCTTCACCGGAACGACGGTCTCGACgcctgggcggcggcgatgctgtCCATAGGGACGTTCGGCGTGCCGAAGAGCCGTCATGGTTCCGACGGGCCGTGgacgacggcgggcgccgacGAGCTCGACGGGCTGCAGGAGGAGCTCAGGTTGCTGGTGGGATCCAGGGAGGTCGCCGTGACCggagccgacgacgacgagggcagCAGCCATCGTAGGTCTCTGAGCCGCACGTCGAGCTCCACGAATGGAAGAGAGGTGGTCAAGCTAAAGCAGAGATCGTTCAGGAAGGTGATGGCGAGTGCTCTCAGTGGCTTCCTGCACCACCGACCAAGCTGCAGGGAGACGATGCCTGAAGCGACTGTCAGTGAG ATTATATGGTCATTGCTGCACAAGAACACGCATACCGAAAAACCGGCGTTGCCGAAGCCTATGATCAACGGTGATCTAGCGGTTCAGACGCCCCAGAAAGAGGAACAAGAGGGCAGCAAATGGATCAGAACAGATTCAGAGT ACATCGTCTTGGAAATCTGA
- the LOC102709541 gene encoding UDP-glycosyltransferase TURAN — protein sequence MAAAMETGKRKRAAVVVLGDIGRSPRMQYHSLSLANQAGMEVDIVANGGSDPHLLLRENPSIHIHEMKSVQLTGISKISGALTLLLKAVIQFIVLIWYLSFKIPRPDVFIVQNPPSVPTLAAVKLASWLRGAKFIVDWHNFGYTLLGLSHGRSHIIVKIYFWFEKHFGRMADGAFCVTKAMKHELDQKWGINATVLYDQSPEFFRPASLTEKHELFSRLGNSICSAIGNDDCISVEKEVEDRNTTVFTSQIDGEVFLKPNRPALVVSSTSWTQDEDFSILLEAALMYDRRVAATLGEDDSVDERELWTDIKNGKQFLYPRLLFIITGKGPDRKKYEEQIKRLKLRRVAFRTMWLASEDYPLLLGSADLGVSLHTSSSGLDLPMKVVDMFGCGLPVCAASFSCIDELVKVNNNGLLFSTSSELADELMMLFKGFPEECDDLKSLKVGALNTGSSSKWSTEWERHALPLVNQVIG from the exons ATGGCGGCAGCAATGGAGACAGGGAAGAGGAAGCGCGCGGCGGTGGTAGTTCTGGGAGACATTGGGCGCAGCCCTCGCATGCAGTATCATTCCCTCTCCCTTGCCAACCAG GCTGGTATGGAAGTGGACATTGTTGCAAATGGAG GAAGTGACCCACATCTATTATTGAGAGAAAACCCATCAATTCACATCCACGAAATG AAATCAGTTCAGTTAACAGGAATATCAAAGATATCTGGTGCCCTGACGCTGCTACTTAAAGCTGTCATCCAGTTTATTGTATTGATTTGGTAcctttctttcaaaattccTCGCCCTGATGTCTTCATTGTTCAG AATCCACCCTCTGTTCCAACATTGGCTGCTGTAAAACTGGCTAGCTGGTTAAGAGGTGCTAAGTTTATTGTGGATTGGCATAACTTTGGATATACATTGCTTGGGCTGTCTCATGGCAGAAGTCATATCATAGTTAAAATCTACTTCTG GTTTGAGAAGCATTTTGGACGGATGGCTGATGGTGCATTCTGTGTTACAAAAGCAATGAAGCATGAGCTTGATCAAAAATGGGGGATCAA TGCAACAGTTCTTTATGATCAATCTCCTGAATTTTTCCGTCCTGCTTCATTGACAGAGAAACATGAG TTGTTTAGCAGGTTGGGGAATTCCATTTGTAGTGCTATTGGCAATGATGATTGCATCTCTGTTG AGAAAGAAGTGGAAGACAGGAACACTACTGTCTTTACAAGCCAGATCGATGGTGAAGTATTCTTGAAGCCTAATAGACCGGCTCTTGTTGTCAGCAGCACAAGCTG GACACAAGATGAAGATTTCAGCATACTTCTGGAAGCAGCACTTATGTATGATAGACGTGTCGCTGCAACTTTAGGAGAAGATGACTCAGTGGATGAGAGGGAACTTTGGACTGATATCAAGAATGGGAAACAATTTTTGTACCCAAGATTGCTATTCATTATCACTG GTAAAGGACCTGATAGGAAGAAGTATGAAGAGCAAATAAAAAGGTTGAAACTGAGGCGTGTTGCCTTTCGGACTATGTGGCTTGCATCAGAGGACTACCCTCTTTtacttg GATCGGCTGATCTAGGTGTATCATTACATACATCCTCTTCAGGGCTGGACCTACCAATGAAG GTGGTTGATATGTTTGGATGTGGATTACCAGTTTGTGCTGCTTCGTTCTCTTG CATTGACGAGCTTgtaaaagtaaataataatgGACTGCTTTTCTCAACATCTTCTGAGCTTGCCGATGAACTTATG ATGCTGTTTAAGGGTTTTCCAGAAGAATGTGATGACTTGAAATCCCTCAAGGTTGGTGCCTTGAATACTGGGTCATCTTCCAAATGGTCGACAGAATGGGAACGTCATGCACTCCCCTTGGTGAACCAG GTCATAGGTTGA
- the LOC121053921 gene encoding protein TIFY 11a-like: MASTVPVTRRFTIACGLLSQFVKASSPQPSSSSTAAAAGLMATAPAATPFNAAAVQEPRCEPAAGREQQFTIFYDGRVVVIDRCAPATAADLIRYAAAAQGTAPEAPAPALVDMPIARKASLQRFLAKRKDRATDNARPSYGPPAKKAKAPEEKRDDWLALGSLGDMHSR, translated from the coding sequence ATGGCGTCGACGGTCCCCGTCACCCGCCGCTTCACCATCGCCTGCGGCCTGCTCAGTCAGTTCGTCAAGGCCAGCTCCCCgcagccgtcgtcgtcgtcgacggcggcggcggctggcctCATGGCCACAGCACCAGCGGCAACGCCTTTCAACGCTGCAGCGGTGCAAGAACCAAGATGCGAGCCGGCCGCGGGCCGGGAGCAGCAGTTCACGATCTTCTACGACGGGAGGGTGGTCGTGATCGACCGGTGCGCGCCGGCCACGGCGGCTGATCTGATCCgctacgcggcggcggcgcagggcaCCGCGccggaggcgccggcgccggcgctggtgGACATGCCGATCGCGAGGAAGGCGTCGCTGCAGAGGTTCCTGGCGAAGCGCAAGGACAGGGCCACCGACAACGCGCGGCCGTCGTACGGCCCGCCGGCGAAGAAGGCGAAGGCTCCGGAGGAGAAGCGCGATGACTGGCTCGCGCTGGGGAGCCTAGGAGACATGCACTCGCGCTGA
- the LOC102709909 gene encoding protein TIFY 11c-like: protein MAGSEQRQVVKAATAAGNGSRFAVTCGLLRQYMKERGAGSSGGGGRFLPAVTMSLMATAGADAGAVGVAAAVEEEEAPEEIKTMELFPQQAGIKDSRERNETEKAQLSQLTIFYGGSVVVFDDFPAEKADELMKFAGSRDTAPVSDDDAGAAAAARHLSPGQPCLPDMPIARKVSLQRFLEKRKNRLAASEQPPSPVASSSSPEPEKKEESSKRAKKDDGASWLKVNPTLSL from the exons ATGGCCGGTAGCGAGCAGCGGCAGGTGGtcaaggcggcgacggcggccggaaATGGCAGCAGGTTTGCGGTGACGTGTGGCCTGCTGCGGCAGTACATGAAGGAGCGTGGCGCcgggagcagcggcggaggcggcagaTTCTTGCCGGCGGTGACCATGAGCCTCATGGCTACTGCTGGAGCTGACGCCGGCGCCGTtggtgtggcggcggcggtggaggaggaggaggcgccggaGGAGATCAAGACCATGGAGCTCTTCCCTCAGCAGGCCGGGATCAAAGACTCGCGGGAAAG GAACGAGACTGAGAAGGCGCAACTGAGTCAGCTGACCATCTTCTACGGCGGGAGTGTGGTGGTGTTCGACGACTTCCCCGCCGAGAAGGCCGACGAGCTGATGAAGTTCGCGGGCTCCCGCGACACGGCGCCCGTCTcagacgacgacgccggcgccgccgcggcggctcgCCATCTTTCGCCGGGGCAGCCTTGCCTACCAg ACATGCCCATCGCGAGGAAGGTGTCGCTGCAGAGGTTCctggagaagaggaagaacaGGCTCGCCGCGTCGGAGCAGCCGCCATCCCCGgtggcctcgtcgtcgtcgccggagccggagaagaaggaggagTCGAGCAAGCGTGCCAAGAAAGACGATGGCGCGTCGTGGCTCAAGGTGAACCCCACTCTCAGCCTGTGA